One window from the genome of uncultured Tateyamaria sp. encodes:
- a CDS encoding MoxR family ATPase: MSQPTSIDAVQSMLGDQGYVCDRSLGTVVFLSLSLGRPLFLEGEAGVGKTEIAKALAAALGRRLIRLQCYEGLDASTAVYEWNFPAQMVAIRTAEAAGNADRKALQTELFSDNYLIERPLLDAMRPDANGAPVLLIDELDRTDEPFEAFLLEALSDFQVTIPELGTIKAPEPPIVILTSNRTREVHDALKRRCLYHWVDYPNFDREMEILEARAPEAAAELSREVVAFVQRLRTEDLFKKPGVAETIDWAKCLLALDVLTLSPEVIADTLGAILKYQDDIQKLQGSEAKRLLDEAKASLEPA, from the coding sequence ATGTCCCAGCCCACCTCCATCGACGCCGTTCAATCCATGCTGGGTGACCAGGGATATGTCTGCGACCGGTCGCTCGGCACAGTGGTGTTTCTCAGCCTGTCGCTGGGACGCCCCCTGTTTCTCGAGGGCGAGGCAGGCGTCGGCAAGACCGAAATCGCCAAGGCGCTGGCCGCCGCTCTGGGGCGCCGGCTGATCCGCCTGCAATGCTACGAAGGGCTCGATGCCTCGACCGCGGTCTACGAATGGAACTTCCCGGCCCAGATGGTGGCGATCCGCACGGCCGAGGCGGCAGGCAATGCCGACCGCAAGGCGCTGCAAACCGAACTGTTCTCGGACAACTACCTGATCGAACGGCCCCTGCTGGACGCGATGCGGCCCGATGCCAACGGCGCGCCGGTCCTGCTGATCGACGAACTGGACCGCACGGACGAACCGTTCGAGGCGTTCCTGCTCGAAGCCCTCAGCGACTTTCAGGTCACCATCCCCGAACTCGGCACCATAAAGGCCCCCGAACCGCCCATCGTGATCCTGACCTCCAACCGGACGCGCGAGGTGCACGATGCGCTCAAGCGCCGCTGCCTCTACCATTGGGTCGACTATCCCAATTTCGACCGCGAAATGGAGATCCTGGAAGCGCGCGCGCCCGAAGCGGCCGCAGAGCTCAGCCGCGAAGTGGTGGCGTTTGTCCAACGGCTCAGGACCGAGGACCTGTTCAAGAAACCCGGCGTCGCGGAAACCATCGACTGGGCCAAATGCCTGCTGGCGCTGGATGTGCTCACGCTCAGCCCGGAGGTCATCGCCGACACGCTGGGCGCGATCCTCAAATACCAGGACGACATCCAGAAGCTGCAAGGATCCGAAGCCAAACGCCTTCTGGACGAGGCCAAGGCGTCGCTGGAACCCGCATGA
- a CDS encoding glycosyltransferase family 2 protein, translated as MRITAVTCVKNEGPFLLEWIAFNRLIGVTDHLFYSNDCTDGTDALLDALADRGLCQHLPNPAEGRNYQMEALKDARHQDIVTEADWVWIADVDEFLNIHVGDHTIPALIEACGDPQAVSVTFQFFANDGVDTFVDAPVIGQFHRSHNPDLWCGEAAIEVKSLVRHDFPLQYYGAHRPFQKGKAKPAWTDGSGRDVPHRFLVAANPRRIRRFPAQGAREFATLNHYALRSLDSYLVKNDRGDVNRENRAFDDTYWRERNDPAWEDRSIARYLPDVNDALTDLKKDPEIKALHDECVRLHIAKRDELLQKPEYQAMQAQLHAASTLPPQEEAMLIELGLMGSAA; from the coding sequence ATGCGCATCACGGCAGTCACCTGCGTGAAGAACGAGGGCCCGTTCCTGTTGGAGTGGATTGCCTTCAACCGTCTGATCGGGGTGACAGACCACCTGTTTTATTCCAATGACTGCACCGATGGGACCGATGCGCTGTTGGATGCGCTGGCGGATCGCGGTCTGTGCCAGCATCTGCCGAACCCTGCCGAGGGGCGCAATTACCAGATGGAGGCGCTGAAGGACGCGCGTCATCAGGACATCGTGACCGAGGCCGATTGGGTCTGGATTGCGGATGTGGACGAGTTCCTGAACATCCATGTCGGCGATCATACGATCCCGGCCCTGATCGAGGCGTGTGGCGATCCGCAGGCTGTGTCGGTGACCTTTCAGTTCTTTGCCAATGACGGGGTGGACACGTTTGTGGATGCGCCCGTGATTGGCCAGTTTCACCGCTCGCACAATCCCGACCTGTGGTGCGGGGAGGCCGCGATTGAGGTCAAGTCGCTGGTGCGCCACGATTTTCCCCTGCAGTACTATGGTGCGCACCGCCCGTTTCAGAAGGGCAAGGCGAAGCCCGCGTGGACGGACGGGTCGGGCCGGGACGTGCCGCACCGGTTCCTTGTGGCGGCCAATCCGCGCCGCATCCGACGCTTTCCGGCGCAGGGCGCGCGGGAATTTGCGACGCTGAACCACTATGCCCTGCGGTCGCTGGACAGCTATCTGGTCAAGAATGACCGGGGCGATGTGAACCGCGAAAACCGGGCCTTTGACGACACCTACTGGCGCGAGCGGAACGATCCGGCGTGGGAGGATCGGAGCATCGCGCGGTATCTGCCGGACGTGAACGATGCGCTGACGGACCTGAAGAAAGACCCGGAGATCAAGGCGCTGCACGACGAATGCGTGCGCCTGCACATCGCCAAGCGGGATGAGCTGCTGCAAAAGCCGGAATATCAGGCGATGCAGGCGCAGTTGCATGCGGCATCGACCCTGCCACCACAGGAAGAGGCGATGCTGATCGAGCTGGGTCTCATGGGGTCCGCGGCATGA
- a CDS encoding glycosyltransferase family 2 protein: MQIHLHIGLEQVGAHRLQNVLAAKRDQLITKGVLFARSPGNKNHTRLYMAVTDAAHIDPLRYNRGYITGDKQKVLHDTVAADLTKEVAQFSPDHLILSASQLGVSLVSKSELERVKALLAPLSDDIRIIAHIDEPARLLARHYGEQVLEGRGAPLTQELDLAGTRTWWADALSLAPRINPQAGVFIETQAPPCWLDYAALERHWNAVFGEGALRFRAYDAEAFAAETVTDELRAAFEIEPTIGKAAKGKVFPEPSAAGLARGRQLNALLLKVLAGEKRILPRQLWRSFVSEVQVPGNPIDPGSLSAISKGFAAQNKAIAKAHGLPASLFKAPKAAEDWTEADPTLGFRASQYLLGFMWRIDKATHEERKTKAADLARLNGSAAPAPASVADPVPEDGLTDSARALMPPLAKQNFEKLRASSFAPHNKLGAVNEEELAAAYTPIEKRKLPKGSTGNVIVGCMKNEAPYIVEWVAYHRAMGVDNFLIYTNGCEDGTSEILDRLQEMGVVQHRNNDDWKGNSPQQYALNQSLKEPLIKNADWIIHIDVDEFMNVRTGNGTLQDFFDAVPDATNVAMTWRLFGHNGVTDLKDDFVIDQFDRCAPKFCPKPHTVWGFKTMFKNIGAYEKISCHRPNKLKPGQKSNVRWVNGSGKDMTKEAAENGWRSSKKSIGYDLLQLNHYALRSAESFLIKRQRGRALHVDRSIGINYWIRMDWSDFRDITIKRNLPRLRTEYDALLQDAELRKWHEYGLTWHRTKADELHANPEFRDLYDQALKVKLTETERVAYALALDMES, from the coding sequence ATGCAGATCCACCTGCATATCGGTCTGGAACAGGTGGGCGCGCATCGTCTGCAAAACGTGCTGGCAGCCAAGCGGGATCAGTTGATCACCAAGGGTGTGCTTTTTGCCCGCAGCCCCGGCAACAAGAACCATACCCGGCTGTACATGGCGGTCACGGACGCGGCCCATATTGACCCGCTGCGTTACAATCGCGGGTACATTACCGGTGACAAGCAGAAGGTGCTGCATGACACGGTGGCCGCCGATCTGACCAAGGAAGTGGCACAGTTTTCGCCGGATCACCTGATCCTGTCAGCCTCGCAACTGGGCGTCAGCCTTGTCTCAAAATCCGAGTTGGAGCGGGTGAAGGCGCTGTTGGCCCCGCTGTCGGATGACATTCGCATCATTGCCCATATCGACGAGCCTGCCCGCCTGCTGGCGCGGCATTACGGCGAACAGGTTCTGGAAGGGCGTGGCGCGCCCCTGACGCAGGAACTGGACCTGGCGGGCACGCGGACATGGTGGGCCGATGCGCTGTCGCTGGCCCCCCGGATCAACCCGCAGGCGGGCGTGTTCATTGAAACGCAGGCCCCACCTTGCTGGCTGGATTATGCAGCGCTTGAACGCCATTGGAATGCCGTTTTTGGCGAGGGTGCGCTGAGGTTCCGCGCCTATGATGCCGAGGCCTTTGCGGCAGAGACCGTCACGGACGAACTGCGCGCGGCGTTCGAGATAGAGCCAACCATCGGCAAGGCGGCAAAAGGCAAGGTGTTCCCCGAACCGTCCGCTGCCGGTCTGGCCCGCGGGCGGCAGTTGAATGCGTTGCTGTTGAAGGTGCTGGCAGGGGAAAAGCGCATTCTGCCCCGGCAGTTGTGGCGGTCTTTCGTGTCAGAGGTGCAGGTGCCCGGCAACCCGATTGATCCCGGCAGCCTGTCAGCGATTTCCAAGGGGTTTGCGGCGCAGAACAAGGCGATTGCCAAGGCGCATGGGCTGCCTGCATCGCTGTTCAAGGCCCCGAAGGCGGCAGAAGACTGGACCGAGGCGGATCCGACACTGGGCTTTCGCGCGTCGCAATATCTGCTGGGGTTCATGTGGCGCATCGACAAGGCCACGCACGAAGAACGCAAGACCAAGGCCGCCGACCTGGCGCGCCTGAACGGGTCCGCGGCCCCTGCCCCCGCGTCGGTGGCTGACCCCGTGCCCGAAGACGGGCTGACCGACAGCGCGCGTGCGTTGATGCCACCGCTGGCGAAACAGAATTTTGAAAAGCTGCGCGCGTCATCCTTTGCCCCGCACAACAAGCTGGGGGCCGTGAACGAGGAAGAACTGGCCGCCGCCTATACCCCCATCGAAAAGCGCAAGTTGCCCAAGGGATCAACCGGCAATGTCATCGTCGGCTGCATGAAGAACGAGGCGCCCTATATCGTGGAATGGGTCGCCTATCACCGCGCCATGGGTGTCGACAATTTCCTGATCTATACCAATGGGTGCGAGGACGGCACGTCCGAAATCCTTGACCGCCTGCAAGAGATGGGCGTGGTCCAGCATCGCAACAACGACGACTGGAAGGGCAATTCGCCCCAGCAATATGCGTTGAACCAGTCATTGAAGGAGCCGCTGATCAAGAACGCCGACTGGATCATCCATATCGACGTGGACGAGTTCATGAATGTGCGCACAGGCAACGGGACCTTGCAGGATTTCTTTGACGCGGTGCCGGATGCCACCAATGTTGCCATGACCTGGCGGCTGTTCGGCCATAATGGCGTGACCGACCTGAAGGACGATTTCGTCATTGACCAGTTTGATCGCTGCGCCCCGAAATTCTGCCCGAAACCGCACACGGTCTGGGGTTTCAAGACGATGTTCAAGAACATCGGCGCCTATGAAAAGATCAGTTGCCACCGCCCGAACAAGCTGAAGCCCGGCCAGAAGTCGAATGTGCGCTGGGTGAATGGTTCTGGCAAGGACATGACCAAGGAAGCGGCCGAAAACGGCTGGAGAAGTTCGAAAAAGTCAATTGGCTATGACCTGCTTCAGCTGAATCACTATGCGTTGCGCAGTGCGGAATCGTTTTTGATCAAGCGTCAGAGGGGCCGCGCGTTGCATGTGGACCGGTCCATCGGGATCAACTACTGGATTCGCATGGATTGGTCCGATTTCCGCGACATCACCATCAAGCGCAACCTGCCCCGCCTGCGCACCGAATATGATGCGCTGTTGCAGGATGCCGAACTGCGCAAATGGCACGAATACGGTCTGACATGGCATCGGACCAAGGCGGATGAGCTTCACGCCAATCCGGAGTTCCGGGACCTGTATGATCAGGCCCTCAAGGTCAAACTGACCGAGACCGAGCGGGTGGCCTATGCCCTCGCTCTTGACATGGAGAGTTAG
- a CDS encoding FkbM family methyltransferase, with translation MIKTPRGLLFPRDTDVVKPRIASALRQGMYEAKEGNAVLRVIQPGDVVMELGGGIGFISTLVAKKSPAAEVHVFEANSALAAYIGRVHEVNEVENVTVHHALLGKRKGTAEFHVRGNFLASSVNADNADGVTRTETVEVVNANQQTKAIKPTVLVCDIEGNEAELLPEMDLSSLRAAVIELHPQWIGPEGVNAVFGALMGAGLAYYPKLSTQKVVTFRRAWPLK, from the coding sequence ATGATCAAGACCCCGCGGGGCCTTCTGTTTCCAAGGGACACCGACGTGGTCAAGCCGCGCATCGCAAGTGCGCTGCGGCAAGGCATGTACGAGGCCAAGGAGGGCAACGCGGTGCTGCGCGTCATTCAGCCCGGCGACGTGGTGATGGAACTGGGCGGCGGCATCGGCTTCATCTCGACCCTGGTGGCCAAGAAAAGCCCCGCCGCAGAGGTGCATGTGTTCGAGGCCAACAGTGCGCTGGCGGCCTATATCGGTCGGGTGCACGAGGTCAACGAGGTCGAGAACGTGACCGTGCACCACGCCCTTCTGGGCAAGCGCAAGGGCACGGCGGAATTTCACGTGCGCGGCAATTTCCTGGCGTCGTCCGTGAATGCCGACAATGCCGATGGCGTGACCCGGACCGAAACCGTGGAGGTGGTGAATGCCAATCAGCAGACCAAGGCGATCAAGCCGACGGTGCTGGTCTGCGACATCGAGGGGAACGAGGCCGAGCTTTTGCCCGAGATGGACCTGAGCAGCCTGCGCGCCGCGGTGATCGAGTTGCATCCACAGTGGATTGGCCCCGAGGGCGTGAACGCCGTCTTTGGTGCCCTGATGGGGGCGGGCCTTGCCTATTACCCCAAGCTGTCGACGCAGAAGGTCGTGACATTCCGCAGGGCCTGGCCGCTGAAGTGA
- a CDS encoding glycosyltransferase family 2 protein yields the protein MTHLALLTVRNEAAFLLEWLAHHRAVGFDDFLVFSNDCDDGTDVMLDHLAGLGWLTHVRNDGPYDKGGIQFTALKAAARMDQVKRADWILPVDIDEFVNIHVGDGTLADLHSALPDATAITLTWRLFGNNGQVRYADRPVTDTFPMAAPKVLHWPWRASMFKTLYANDGTYRKPGVHRPRDVDEAKLEQARWFDSHGRELEDQFKTRRIFSTYGRENFGLAQLNHYPLGAMESYILKTDRGRAVHADDALGMDYWVERNFCTDEDRTIQRYAVRRDTILAELKADETLAALHDQAVAWRKARFDALMEQEPFRALFGRLLMTPPTRPVPPKAAQFMIRYANRARQSAQ from the coding sequence GTGACCCATCTTGCCCTGCTGACGGTCCGGAACGAGGCGGCGTTCCTGCTGGAATGGCTGGCCCATCACCGGGCCGTCGGCTTTGACGATTTCCTTGTCTTTTCAAATGATTGCGACGATGGCACCGACGTCATGCTGGACCATCTGGCCGGGCTGGGCTGGCTGACCCATGTGCGCAATGACGGCCCCTATGACAAGGGTGGTATCCAGTTCACGGCGCTGAAGGCGGCCGCCAGGATGGATCAGGTCAAGCGGGCCGACTGGATCCTGCCCGTCGATATCGACGAGTTCGTGAACATCCATGTGGGCGACGGCACGCTAGCGGACCTGCACAGCGCCCTGCCCGACGCCACCGCCATCACGCTGACGTGGCGGCTGTTCGGGAACAACGGGCAGGTGCGATATGCGGACCGGCCGGTGACGGACACGTTCCCGATGGCCGCGCCCAAGGTGCTGCACTGGCCCTGGCGGGCATCGATGTTCAAGACGCTGTACGCCAATGACGGGACATACCGCAAACCCGGCGTGCACCGGCCCCGTGACGTGGACGAGGCCAAGCTGGAACAGGCCCGCTGGTTCGACAGTCACGGGCGGGAACTGGAGGATCAGTTCAAGACACGCCGCATCTTTTCGACCTATGGCCGCGAAAACTTCGGGTTGGCGCAGCTCAATCACTATCCGCTTGGGGCCATGGAAAGCTATATTCTGAAGACGGACCGTGGGCGCGCGGTTCACGCCGACGACGCCTTGGGTATGGATTATTGGGTCGAGCGGAACTTCTGCACGGACGAAGACCGCACGATCCAGCGTTACGCCGTGCGGCGGGACACCATTCTGGCCGAGTTGAAGGCCGATGAAACACTTGCCGCGCTGCATGATCAGGCCGTCGCATGGCGCAAGGCCCGCTTTGACGCGCTGATGGAACAAGAGCCGTTTCGCGCCCTGTTTGGCCGTCTGCTGATGACGCCGCCCACGCGGCCCGTGCCGCCCAAAGCCGCGCAATTCATGATCCGATACGCCAATCGCGCGCGCCAATCGGCGCAATAG
- a CDS encoding phosphoadenosine phosphosulfate reductase — translation MQDQVTPFEPDMADLPKGEWLTRLAQTAETHGFFQPLGRKHFAAHIRRGDTLVVTFESVQGMRALTEGAEPLGWSMVRDNDWSHLCIASDGDTWFRDRHVIGLFDQMVDDGFFDDFETVLFYGAGPCGYAAAAYSVAAPGAQVLVIQPQATLDPRVTEWDDRFVEMRRTDFTSRYGYAPDMLDACNQAYVLYDPVETLDAMHAALFTRAGVTQYRMRNMGDALQSDLMNMNVLPDLMEMAAEGTLDDLQFAKVYRARRTYPGYLRRVMAALDRDDRTELTYIMARNVVARMKKAPRFQRRLAELDGLRKAADAPDEG, via the coding sequence ATGCAGGACCAAGTGACCCCGTTCGAGCCGGACATGGCAGACCTGCCGAAAGGCGAATGGCTGACGCGGCTGGCACAAACCGCTGAAACGCATGGGTTTTTCCAACCCCTGGGGCGCAAGCATTTTGCCGCCCATATCCGTCGCGGTGACACGTTGGTGGTGACCTTCGAATCGGTGCAGGGCATGCGGGCGCTGACCGAAGGGGCCGAACCGCTGGGCTGGTCCATGGTGCGCGACAATGACTGGTCGCATCTGTGTATCGCGTCGGACGGCGACACCTGGTTCCGGGATCGCCATGTCATCGGCCTGTTTGACCAGATGGTGGATGACGGGTTTTTCGACGATTTCGAAACGGTGCTGTTCTATGGTGCGGGGCCCTGTGGCTATGCCGCGGCCGCCTATTCCGTCGCCGCACCCGGCGCCCAGGTGCTGGTGATCCAGCCCCAGGCCACGCTGGACCCGCGCGTCACCGAATGGGATGACCGGTTTGTCGAGATGCGGCGCACCGATTTCACTTCGCGCTATGGGTACGCGCCCGACATGCTGGATGCCTGCAACCAGGCCTATGTGCTCTATGATCCGGTCGAGACGCTGGACGCCATGCACGCGGCGCTGTTCACCCGCGCAGGGGTGACCCAATACCGGATGCGCAACATGGGCGATGCGCTTCAAAGCGATCTGATGAACATGAACGTGCTGCCCGACCTGATGGAGATGGCGGCAGAAGGCACATTGGATGACCTGCAATTCGCCAAAGTCTACCGCGCCCGCCGCACCTATCCCGGCTATCTGCGCCGGGTGATGGCCGCGCTGGATCGCGATGACCGCACCGAACTGACCTACATCATGGCGCGCAATGTCGTGGCGCGCATGAAAAAGGCCCCCCGGTTCCAGCGTCGTCTGGCCGAATTGGACGGCTTGCGCAAAGCGGCAGACGCACCAGACGAGGGCTAG
- the pyrC gene encoding dihydroorotase yields MTTLTIARPDDWHLHLRDGAMMRAVLPWTARDFARAIIMPNLVPPVVTGAQAAAYRDRILAALPDGMAFEPLMTLYLTEDTDADDVAAAHASGLVKAVKLYPAGATTNSASGVANFDNVRPVLERMAEVGLPLCVHGEVTDHDIDIFDREAVFIDRVLDPTRRATPGLRVVMEHITTANAVDYARAQDDSLGATITTHHLVINRNHILAGGIKPHYYCLPVAKREEHRLALRAAATSGEERFFLGTDSAPHTDANKLLPCGCAGCFTAPNTLPILAQVFEQDGALHHLERFTSRNGPAFYGLPVNTDTVTLTRSPPDLPGHVDTDEGPVTVFDPGFDLLWAVT; encoded by the coding sequence ATGACGACGCTGACCATTGCCCGCCCCGACGACTGGCATCTGCATCTGCGCGATGGCGCGATGATGCGGGCCGTTCTGCCCTGGACCGCCCGCGATTTTGCCCGCGCGATCATCATGCCCAACCTCGTGCCACCGGTTGTGACGGGTGCACAGGCCGCCGCCTATCGCGACCGTATCCTGGCCGCCCTGCCGGACGGCATGGCGTTCGAGCCGCTGATGACGCTGTACCTGACCGAAGACACCGATGCCGATGACGTGGCCGCCGCCCATGCCAGCGGGCTGGTGAAGGCGGTCAAGCTGTACCCCGCCGGGGCCACCACCAATTCTGCCTCCGGTGTCGCAAATTTCGACAACGTTCGCCCGGTGCTGGAGCGGATGGCAGAGGTCGGACTGCCGCTTTGTGTGCATGGCGAGGTCACGGACCATGACATCGACATCTTTGACCGCGAGGCGGTGTTCATCGACCGTGTACTGGACCCGACCCGCCGCGCCACGCCCGGGTTGCGCGTGGTGATGGAACATATCACCACCGCCAACGCCGTTGACTATGCCCGCGCTCAGGATGACAGCCTGGGTGCCACGATCACGACGCACCACCTGGTGATCAACCGCAACCATATCCTGGCAGGCGGGATCAAGCCGCATTACTACTGCCTGCCCGTCGCCAAGCGCGAAGAGCACCGTCTGGCCTTGCGTGCAGCCGCCACCAGTGGCGAAGAACGTTTCTTTCTGGGCACTGACAGCGCGCCGCACACCGATGCCAACAAGCTTTTGCCCTGCGGGTGTGCGGGTTGCTTCACCGCCCCCAACACGCTGCCCATCCTTGCCCAGGTGTTCGAGCAGGACGGCGCGCTGCATCACCTGGAACGGTTCACGTCCCGGAACGGGCCCGCCTTTTACGGCCTGCCCGTGAACACCGACACCGTCACCCTGACCAGATCCCCCCCTGACCTGCCCGGCCATGTCGATACGGACGAGGGTCCTGTCACGGTCTTCGACCCCGGCTTTGACCTGCTCTGGGCGGTGACCTGA
- a CDS encoding orotate phosphoribosyltransferase, with protein MIPTSYPTSEDMARLTARMLLEIKAVHFNAAEPFILSSGLPSPTYIDCRKLISFPRIRATLMDFLTVTVMRDAGFEAFDNIAGGETAGMPFAALVAERMGLPMTYVRKKPKGYGKNARIEGVMTEGERVLLVEDLTTDGGSKLSFVDAIRDTGATCAHTAVIFYYGIFPETEKTLGDHGVTLHSLCTWWDVLAEAKASGAFDDATLSGVDAFLNDPRGWQAARS; from the coding sequence ATGATCCCGACCAGCTACCCCACATCCGAAGACATGGCGCGCCTGACGGCCCGTATGCTGCTGGAAATCAAGGCCGTGCATTTCAACGCGGCCGAACCGTTCATTCTGTCGTCCGGCCTGCCATCGCCAACCTATATCGACTGTCGCAAGTTGATCTCGTTCCCGCGCATCCGCGCCACGTTGATGGATTTCCTGACCGTCACCGTCATGCGCGACGCGGGCTTTGAGGCGTTTGACAACATCGCGGGCGGAGAGACCGCTGGCATGCCCTTTGCCGCGCTTGTGGCGGAACGCATGGGGCTTCCGATGACATATGTGCGCAAGAAGCCGAAGGGATACGGGAAAAACGCCCGCATCGAGGGCGTGATGACCGAGGGCGAGCGTGTCTTGCTTGTCGAGGATCTGACGACGGATGGCGGCTCAAAGCTCAGCTTTGTGGATGCGATCCGTGACACCGGGGCGACCTGCGCGCACACGGCCGTGATCTTTTATTATGGCATCTTCCCGGAGACGGAGAAGACACTGGGCGATCATGGTGTGACGCTGCATTCCTTGTGCACATGGTGGGATGTGTTGGCCGAGGCGAAGGCCTCCGGTGCCTTTGACGATGCAACCCTGAGCGGTGTCGACGCGTTCCTGAATGACCCGCGCGGCTGGCAGGCGGCGCGCAGCTGA
- a CDS encoding replicative DNA helicase, whose protein sequence is MNEIAAINPTGVAVQDAETMPHSIEAEQQLLGAILTNNDIYDRVAAIISPDHFYDPVHARIFEISAARIAKNNLASPVTLKAFMEDDEGLKELGGPAYLARLAGAAISAFAVRDYAQMIYDLAVRRDLIQLGRDISAKAAKVDVASEPREQIVEAEQALYKLAEQGTSEGGFQSFLKAVTDAVNVANAAYQREGGLAGISTGLIDMDKKLGGLHPSDLLILAGRPSMGKTSLATNIAFNIAKAYKKGLKPDGSEGAIEGGVVGFYSLEMSAEQLAARILSEAAEVPSENIRRGDMTEAEFRRFVDAAKQLEACPLYIDDTPAIPIAQLAARARRLKRTHGLDVLIVDYLQLVRGGADNRVQEIAEISMGLKAIAKELNIPVIALSQLSRQVESRDDKRPQLSDLRESGSIEQDADVVMFVFREEYYKEREKPGDHDLEAMAKWQEEMERLHGRAEVIIGKQRHGPIGTVDLSFEGRFTRFGNLVQPWQQGNGGGTDVGF, encoded by the coding sequence ATGAACGAGATTGCGGCAATCAATCCGACGGGTGTGGCGGTTCAGGACGCCGAGACCATGCCCCACTCGATCGAGGCCGAGCAGCAATTGCTGGGCGCGATCCTGACCAACAATGACATCTACGACCGGGTCGCGGCGATCATCAGTCCCGATCATTTCTATGACCCGGTGCATGCGCGCATCTTCGAGATTTCCGCCGCCCGGATCGCCAAGAACAACCTGGCCTCGCCCGTGACGCTCAAGGCGTTCATGGAGGATGACGAGGGCCTGAAGGAGCTGGGTGGCCCGGCCTATCTCGCGCGGCTTGCGGGGGCCGCGATCAGCGCCTTTGCCGTGCGTGACTATGCCCAGATGATCTATGATCTTGCAGTGCGCCGCGACCTGATCCAGCTGGGGCGCGACATCAGCGCCAAGGCGGCCAAGGTCGATGTCGCCTCGGAACCGAGGGAACAGATTGTCGAGGCCGAACAGGCGCTTTACAAGCTGGCCGAACAGGGCACGTCCGAGGGTGGTTTTCAAAGCTTTCTCAAGGCTGTAACCGACGCGGTTAATGTGGCCAACGCCGCCTATCAGCGCGAAGGGGGCCTTGCCGGCATCTCGACCGGGCTGATTGACATGGACAAGAAGCTGGGCGGGTTGCACCCGTCTGACCTGTTGATCCTTGCGGGCCGACCGTCGATGGGGAAAACCTCGCTTGCCACGAACATCGCCTTCAACATCGCCAAGGCCTACAAGAAGGGCCTGAAGCCCGACGGGTCTGAGGGGGCCATCGAAGGCGGTGTCGTCGGCTTTTATTCGCTTGAGATGAGCGCGGAGCAGTTGGCTGCACGGATCCTGTCCGAGGCGGCCGAAGTGCCGTCCGAGAACATCCGGCGCGGCGACATGACCGAGGCCGAGTTCCGCCGGTTCGTGGACGCGGCCAAGCAGCTTGAGGCCTGCCCGCTTTATATCGATGACACCCCCGCCATCCCGATTGCCCAGCTTGCGGCGCGGGCACGGCGGTTGAAGCGCACCCATGGTCTGGACGTGTTGATTGTCGACTATTTGCAGCTGGTGCGCGGCGGGGCCGACAACCGGGTGCAGGAGATCGCGGAGATTTCCATGGGCCTGAAGGCCATCGCGAAAGAGCTGAACATTCCCGTCATTGCCCTGTCCCAGCTGTCGCGCCAGGTCGAAAGCCGGGATGACAAACGGCCGCAATTGTCGGACCTGCGGGAATCGGGGTCCATCGAACAGGATGCGGACGTGGTGATGTTCGTGTTCCGCGAGGAATATTACAAGGAGCGCGAAAAGCCGGGCGATCACGATCTGGAAGCCATGGCGAAATGGCAGGAAGAGATGGAGCGGCTGCATGGCCGCGCCGAAGTGATCATCGGCAAACAGCGTCACGGCCCCATCGGCACGGTCGACCTGTCCTTCGAAGGGCGGTTCACGCGCTTTGGCAACCTGGTCCAGCCCTGGCAGCAGGGCAATGGCGGCGGCACCGACGTCGGGTTCTGA